The following are encoded together in the Chloroherpetonaceae bacterium genome:
- a CDS encoding glycine--tRNA ligase codes for MADSTVRKKQETPERVMEKIVSLCKRRGFVFQSSEIYGGLGACYDYGPLGVELKRHIKDAWWDAMTKEHDNVVGIDAAIMMHPRTWEASGHVASFSDPLIDDKVSKKRYRADHLIEGYIKSLEKKGKTDEAARVQAEFVAAQNAPDMTKALYDLIIKEQIRSPDSGAFDWTEVRQFNLMFKTELGAVADDTSIIYLRPETAQGIFVNFHQVRESSRLKVPFGIAQIGKAFRNEIVKGNFIFRMIEFEQMEMQYFVKPGSQQEAFEAWQEKRMNWYVERLGIRKENLVWYKHDKLAHYADAAYDIKYKFPFGTEEIEGIHSRTDFDLRRHQEYSGKSMEYVEPDGKERYIPFVVETSAGCDRVFLAVLCDAYQEDIVEDEERTVLSLHPKLAPVKAGVFPLLKKDGLPERAEKLFRDLQKHFKVQYDDAGSIGRRYRRQDEIGTPYCFTIDHDTLKDDTVTVRDRDTTHQERIHIEQVKTYLMERILN; via the coding sequence ATGGCGGACTCAACTGTTAGAAAGAAGCAGGAGACCCCTGAGCGCGTAATGGAAAAAATCGTCTCGCTTTGCAAAAGACGCGGCTTTGTGTTTCAATCCTCAGAGATTTATGGCGGACTTGGCGCTTGCTATGACTACGGTCCGTTAGGCGTGGAACTCAAGCGCCACATCAAAGATGCATGGTGGGACGCAATGACCAAAGAGCATGACAATGTGGTCGGCATTGATGCCGCTATTATGATGCACCCGCGCACTTGGGAAGCCTCTGGTCATGTAGCCAGCTTTAGCGACCCACTTATTGATGACAAAGTCAGCAAAAAACGCTACCGTGCAGACCACCTCATTGAGGGCTACATTAAGTCTCTTGAAAAGAAGGGCAAAACTGATGAAGCAGCGCGCGTGCAAGCTGAATTTGTCGCAGCACAAAACGCCCCAGATATGACCAAAGCGCTCTACGACCTGATTATCAAGGAGCAAATTCGGTCGCCCGATTCAGGTGCATTTGATTGGACAGAAGTGCGGCAGTTTAACCTAATGTTCAAAACGGAGTTAGGCGCTGTGGCGGACGACACATCCATCATTTACCTCAGGCCAGAAACTGCACAAGGTATCTTTGTCAATTTTCATCAAGTTCGTGAGTCCTCGCGCCTCAAAGTGCCCTTCGGCATTGCACAAATCGGCAAAGCCTTCCGCAATGAAATCGTCAAGGGCAATTTCATCTTCCGAATGATTGAATTCGAACAAATGGAAATGCAGTATTTCGTCAAGCCCGGCAGTCAGCAAGAAGCCTTCGAGGCATGGCAAGAGAAGCGCATGAATTGGTATGTGGAACGCTTGGGTATTCGGAAAGAAAACTTGGTTTGGTATAAGCACGACAAATTAGCTCACTATGCCGATGCGGCTTACGACATTAAGTATAAGTTCCCATTTGGCACAGAGGAAATCGAGGGCATTCACTCTCGCACGGATTTTGACCTGCGTCGGCATCAAGAGTATTCAGGCAAAAGCATGGAGTATGTTGAGCCTGATGGCAAGGAGCGATATATCCCATTTGTCGTAGAGACTTCTGCTGGCTGCGACCGCGTGTTTCTCGCCGTGCTCTGTGATGCTTATCAAGAAGACATTGTCGAAGATGAAGAGCGCACGGTGCTTTCGTTGCACCCCAAACTTGCTCCCGTGAAAGCTGGCGTTTTCCCTCTTCTGAAAAAAGATGGCTTGCCTGAGCGCGCCGAAAAGCTCTTTCGCGATTTGCAAAAGCACTTCAAAGTCCAATATGACGACGCAGGTTCAATCGGTCGCCGCTATCGCCGTCAAGACGAAATCGGCACACCTTACTGCTTCACTATTGACCACGACACCCTGAAAGACGATACTGTTACTGTGCGCGACCGTGACACTACACACCAAGAACGCATTCACATTGAGCAAGTTAAGACCTACTTGATGGAGAGGATTCTTAACTAA